In one Gadus morhua chromosome 7, gadMor3.0, whole genome shotgun sequence genomic region, the following are encoded:
- the mpzl1l gene encoding myelin protein zero-like 1 like, which produces MEPKWLNAIWNGILVSGLTLCAVFGTRPTLAVDIKTAPEVIVENGTTGVLTCTFKSNEVVSSGATVHWHIRQLGSDQTSTITFFSNGINYPVAAFKDRLQFIGDLNKKDASIQLLNAKFSDNGTYFCDVKNPPDVAGTPGRTELRVVPRESLPPDSTAVIVGAVCGAVIGIVLIAVVTYLIIRRHQSRHDYEGCTSVESTTSPTPRPRKKVESSLAGSVGGRPSGPVQGPVIYAQLDHSSINSPNSFHKLEPVVYADIRKN; this is translated from the exons ATGGAGCCAAAATGGTTAAATGCCATTTGGAATGGCATTCTAGTTAGTGGACTTACGTTGTGTGCAGTGTTCG GCACGCGGCCCACATTAGCCGTGGACATAAAGACGGCCCCCGAGGTGATCGTGGAGAACGGCACCACGGGCGTCCTGACGTGTACCTTCAAGTCCAATGAGGTGGTCAGCAGTGGAGCCACGGTGCATTGGCACATCCGGCAGCTGGGCTCTGACCAGACGTCTACA ATTACGTTCTTCAGCAACGGAATAAATTACCCGGTGGCTGCCTTCAAGGACAGGCTGCAGTTCATTGGCGACCTCAACAAGAAGGACGCCTCCATACAGCTGCTAAACGCCAAGTTCAGTGACAACGGAACCTACTTCTGCGACGTCAAGAACCCCCCCGATGTGGCGGGCACGCCGGGCCGCACCGAGCTCAGGGTCGTCCCCAGAG AATCCCTCCCGCCAGACAGCACCGCGGTCATCGTTGGGGCGGTTTGCGGCGCTGTCATCGGGATCGTCCTAATCGCCGTGGTTACCTACCTCATCATAAGGAGGCATCAATCGCGACATGATTACGAAGG ATGCACGTCTGTGGAGAGCACGACTTCTCCCACGCCGCGGCCCCGAAAGAAGGTGGAGTCCAGCCTGGCGGGCTCGGTGGGCGGCCGGCCCTCAGGCCCTGTGCAG GGCCCGGTGATATATGCACAGTTGGATCACTCCAGCATCAACAGCCCCAACTCATTCCACAAGCTGGAGCCCGTCGTCTACGCTGATATTCGGAAAAACTAG